A genomic window from Populus alba chromosome 19, ASM523922v2, whole genome shotgun sequence includes:
- the LOC118058111 gene encoding GDSL esterase/lipase At1g29670: MAYKIKVWCFLLFLLKLVSNLQNCAHAAPQVPCFFIFGDSLADSGNNNNLVTAAKANYRPYGIDFPNGTTGRFTNGRTVVDIIGELLGFNQFIPPFATARGRDILVGVNYASGAAGIRDESGRQLGGRISLNKQLLNHVTTLSRLIQLLGTKQAATNYLNKCLYYVSLGSNDYLNNYFMPSEYITSRLYTPDQYAKVLIDQYSLQIKLLYLLGARKIALPGLGPIGSIPYSFSTLCRNNLSCVTNINNAVLPFNDRLVSLVDQLNRELNDARFIYLNSTGMSSGDPSVLGFRVVDVGCCPARSDGQCIQDSTPCQNRTEYVFWDAIHPTEALNQFTARRSYTAFLPSDAYPTDISHLVS; the protein is encoded by the exons ATGGCATACAAGATCAAAGTATGGTGCTTCCTACTTTTCCTATTGAAGCTGGTGTCGAATTTGCAGAATTGCGCTCATGCAGCTCCACAGGTGccttgttttttcatatttggagACTCGTTGGCGGATAgtggcaacaacaacaaccttGTCACAGCTGCTAAGGCCAATTACCGCCCATATGGAATTGACTTCCCTAACGGAACCACCGGAAGGTTCACTAATGGCCGAACCGTGGTGGATATAATTG GTGAACTTCTGGGCTTTAACCAATTTATTCCACCATTTGCAACTGCTAGAGGCAGAGACATATTGGTTGGTGTTAACTATGCATCTGGGGCAGCAGGGATTCGTGATGAGAGTGGAAGGCAACTG GGTGGTAGAATCAGCCTAAATAAGCAATTGCTGAATCATGTTACTACATTGAGTCGCTTGATTCAATTACTAGGGACTAAGCAGGCAGCAACAAATTACCTTAATAAGTGCTTGTATTATGTCAGCTTGGGCAGTAATGACTACTTAAACAACTACTTCATGCCCAGTGAATATATAACAAGCCGTTTATACACCCCTGATCAATATGCCAAGGTTTTAATTGACCAGTATAGTCTGCAAATAAAG CTTCTGTACCTCCTAGGAGCCAGGAAAATTGCCTTGCCTGGACTTGGACCAATAGGCAGCATTCCTTACTCATTTTCTACTCTATGCCGCAACAATCTCTCTTGTGTGACCAATATAAACAACGCAGTCCTACCTTTTAATGATAGACTCGTATCACTTGTTGATCAACTGAATAGAGAGTTGAATGACGCACGCTTTATATACTTGAATTCTACTGGGATGTCATCTGGCGATCCTTCTGTGCTCG GGTTTAGGGTTGTAGACGTTGGATGTTGTCCAGCACGTAGTGATGGCCAATGCATTCAAGACTCAACCCCATGCCAAAATAGGACTGAATATGTGTTTTGGGATGCAATTCATCCTACCGAAGCTTTGAACCAATTCACTGCAAGAAGATCGTACACTGCCTTTCTTCCATCTGATGCTTATCCAACCGATATCAGTCATTTAGTCAGTTAA